A single region of the Thermomicrobiales bacterium genome encodes:
- a CDS encoding 5-(carboxyamino)imidazole ribonucleotide synthase, which yields MRSDRADIGFIGAGQLARMSAAAAIALDVRLAVLASRTDDGAAQVIPDVTIGDPDDPTTVEAFAVHCDVLTFDHELVDTDLLERLEGRGHTVRPSSSVMRLSQSKRMQRERFRALGLPVPTFLAVVDRSHVADFVARVGMPLVVKADRGGYDGRGVWTVEDLPALESLLDELENRGITPILEERVPLERELAMQVARRPSGETRTYPLVETVQVDGMLRELIAPAPKSDDLHAEAQRIVEAIAADCDVVGLLAVEFFQTDGKLLINEIATRPHNSGHFSIEGAVTSQFEQHLRSVLDLPLGSTRRTAPWAVTENIVGGRNGGPEADQMRAALALGGVHLHLYGKEARPGRKIGHLTVLGEELDATRALARRAAAIMNGERDDV from the coding sequence GTGCGGAGCGATCGAGCAGATATCGGATTCATCGGGGCTGGTCAACTGGCGCGCATGAGCGCGGCCGCGGCGATTGCGCTCGATGTGCGGTTGGCTGTCCTGGCAAGTCGCACGGATGATGGCGCCGCGCAAGTGATTCCCGATGTCACCATCGGCGATCCTGACGATCCAACCACGGTCGAAGCGTTTGCCGTCCATTGCGACGTCCTCACTTTCGATCACGAGCTGGTCGATACCGATCTGCTCGAACGGTTGGAAGGCAGGGGTCACACGGTGCGACCGTCCTCCTCGGTGATGCGCCTCTCTCAATCGAAGCGCATGCAACGCGAGCGGTTTCGGGCCCTCGGGTTGCCAGTGCCGACGTTCCTGGCGGTCGTCGATCGCAGCCATGTCGCGGATTTTGTCGCCCGTGTTGGCATGCCGCTTGTCGTGAAAGCAGATCGGGGCGGTTACGACGGGCGCGGCGTCTGGACCGTGGAAGACCTGCCCGCGCTCGAGTCGCTGCTCGATGAGCTGGAGAATCGAGGCATCACGCCAATTCTGGAAGAGCGGGTCCCGCTGGAGCGCGAGCTCGCAATGCAGGTCGCCCGCCGCCCGTCTGGGGAAACGCGCACCTATCCACTGGTCGAGACCGTGCAGGTCGATGGAATGCTGCGTGAGCTGATCGCTCCAGCGCCGAAATCGGATGATTTGCATGCCGAAGCCCAGCGGATTGTGGAGGCGATCGCGGCCGATTGTGATGTGGTCGGTTTGTTGGCAGTCGAGTTTTTCCAGACCGACGGCAAGCTGCTGATCAACGAGATTGCGACGAGGCCGCACAACTCCGGTCACTTTTCGATCGAAGGCGCGGTCACCTCGCAGTTCGAGCAGCATCTTCGTTCGGTTCTGGACCTGCCGCTTGGGAGTACCCGACGTACCGCGCCGTGGGCCGTCACCGAAAACATCGTGGGTGGACGAAACGGAGGACCGGAGGCCGATCAGATGCGAGCGGCGCTTGCTCTTGGCGGCGTGCATCTGCACCTCTATGGCAAGGAAGCTCGCCCAGGCCGCAAGATTGGGCACCTGACGGTGTTAGGTGAAGAACTTGATGCAACCCGTGCCTTGGCGCGGCGAGCGGCCGCCATCATGAATGGAGAACGCGACGATGTCTGA
- a CDS encoding carboxyl transferase domain-containing protein produces MNRNINSTVGEADFEAYDDFAAEDAAGEFELTCPSCDHLLSADSLYERFRVCPGCHRHFWLPARERVDLVADPGSFRETNAEVVSLEPLTFRDAWPSTRQPSSQISAGENVVTGAVTIGGREAVLVVVDMAMTPGSIGIVTGEKICLAMEDAANRRVPLIAIASGGVQTDNESILTFAQKVRIASVVGRLQRNGVPFISVLAHPTTGAFFTGLGNHGNLVFAEPAAQLGLGPARTRGLIDLGTASSEEMLAAGMIDGIVERTALRERLVTVLDVLTSRGSPRSSASPVWTSIPPGRGSDDAAIARNPGRPTPSDYFERLRSSLIEIHGDRTGVSDPNLIAGIGQIEGVTVGLIGVRRGTLSAAGFRTVVRLYRLAGQLEFPIVTLIDSPGLPQVSAIEGAALSNSISQAMRVAVSIPVPMVAIVTGVAAGPGAMALTIADRVYMLEHALYSTAGLDRPAHPGLASTAQSGFWGARECLRLGIVDGVIPEPSSDARSDPDGAAQQLRLTIIHALAELNGIGQRRLLDERNRKLRHLGLATPAGREALSIEIAQLHEIQQSLGRSIEELRGRLEHHQLGLPNLPSLPQVDLSSLPARPTLPQMDLSSLPARPTLPQVDLSVLPTRPSLPTVRRLGKSRSDMSHLAERFAATRRGFAERVQDVRATLETPDQSDSQESEPNE; encoded by the coding sequence ATGAATCGAAACATCAATTCCACCGTTGGCGAAGCCGATTTCGAGGCATATGACGATTTCGCGGCAGAGGATGCCGCCGGGGAGTTCGAGCTCACCTGCCCCAGCTGTGACCATCTCCTGAGCGCCGACTCCCTGTACGAGCGCTTTCGTGTCTGCCCGGGATGCCACCGGCACTTCTGGTTGCCAGCCCGGGAACGGGTCGATCTCGTCGCAGATCCCGGATCGTTCCGGGAAACCAACGCCGAGGTCGTCTCTCTCGAGCCGCTGACATTCCGGGACGCCTGGCCGAGCACCCGCCAGCCATCGTCCCAGATCTCCGCTGGGGAGAATGTGGTGACTGGAGCCGTCACGATTGGCGGCCGGGAGGCGGTCCTGGTTGTCGTCGATATGGCGATGACACCCGGTTCGATCGGTATCGTCACCGGTGAGAAGATCTGCCTCGCGATGGAAGACGCGGCCAACCGGCGGGTGCCGCTGATTGCGATCGCATCTGGCGGCGTGCAAACCGATAACGAGAGCATTCTGACCTTCGCCCAGAAGGTACGCATTGCCTCCGTGGTAGGTCGCCTGCAGCGCAACGGGGTCCCATTCATCTCCGTCCTCGCACACCCGACCACCGGAGCGTTCTTCACGGGACTTGGCAATCACGGCAATCTGGTCTTCGCGGAACCGGCGGCCCAGCTCGGGCTTGGTCCCGCCCGCACCAGAGGCTTGATCGACCTTGGCACCGCGAGCAGCGAAGAGATGCTTGCCGCGGGAATGATCGACGGAATCGTCGAGCGAACTGCCCTGCGCGAGCGCTTGGTGACGGTGCTCGATGTGCTGACCTCTCGCGGCTCACCACGGTCCAGCGCTTCGCCGGTTTGGACTTCGATTCCTCCAGGACGCGGCAGCGACGATGCCGCCATTGCCCGCAATCCTGGCCGCCCAACCCCGAGCGACTACTTCGAACGGCTCCGATCCAGCCTGATCGAAATCCACGGCGATCGCACCGGAGTCTCGGATCCCAACCTCATTGCGGGCATTGGACAGATCGAGGGCGTGACTGTTGGATTGATCGGCGTGCGAAGGGGAACCCTGAGCGCCGCCGGATTCCGCACCGTGGTTCGCCTCTATCGCCTCGCCGGGCAACTCGAGTTCCCAATCGTGACATTGATCGACTCACCGGGATTGCCGCAGGTTTCGGCAATCGAGGGGGCCGCGCTGTCCAATTCGATTAGCCAGGCAATGCGGGTTGCAGTATCGATCCCCGTTCCCATGGTCGCCATCGTCACCGGTGTAGCCGCCGGTCCCGGAGCCATGGCGCTGACGATTGCCGACCGGGTCTACATGCTCGAACATGCCCTCTACTCGACTGCTGGACTCGATCGCCCGGCCCATCCCGGATTGGCTTCGACCGCGCAGTCGGGTTTCTGGGGAGCCAGAGAGTGCTTGCGGCTCGGAATCGTCGATGGCGTGATTCCTGAGCCTTCCAGCGACGCTCGATCGGATCCCGATGGAGCGGCACAACAACTGAGGCTCACCATCATCCATGCGTTGGCGGAACTCAACGGTATTGGCCAACGACGCCTGCTCGATGAGCGCAATCGCAAGCTTCGGCACCTGGGCCTCGCCACCCCGGCCGGACGAGAGGCGCTCAGTATCGAAATTGCCCAGTTGCACGAAATTCAGCAGTCGCTTGGACGCTCGATCGAAGAACTGCGCGGACGTCTCGAGCACCACCAACTCGGTCTGCCGAACTTGCCGTCACTTCCGCAGGTGGACCTGTCGTCACTTCCAGCCCGTCCAACGCTGCCGCAGATGGATCTGTCGTCGCTGCCGGCGCGTCCGACGCTGCCGCAGGTAGATCTCTCGGTCTTGCCAACCCGCCCGTCTCTGCCCACGGTCCGTCGTCTGGGCAAGTCCCGTTCTGACATGAGCCATCTCGCAGAGCGATTCGCGGCAACTCGCCGTGGGTTCGCCGAACGAGTCCAGGACGTGCGCGCGACACTGGAGACACCCGACCAATCCGATTCGCAGGAGTCTGAACCGAATGAGTGA
- a CDS encoding methyltransferase domain-containing protein: MTAKNANRSLEQILAQLSPDDYYQSPGGRRTLIAYALIAGIPQGARVLDVQCGIGSSAVDIAEAFGATVYGFDDYPAYLAFGRQLANTRGLAKQIDFQAVSGEKAVQSYPEGDFDLVLGLGGGLSDTIPGGFAGGLAAAHRWLKAKGVIITGDLIAPGKPSDLMKMVFGQKLHAEDDYLAAIDAAGFDVIYAGRSTTRDWDNVAATMDRLRARSLDLGPEDERLRQQLTEAARTHPEVAFLNVVARKR; the protein is encoded by the coding sequence ATGACTGCCAAGAACGCCAACCGATCGCTCGAACAGATCCTCGCCCAGCTTTCTCCTGACGACTACTATCAGTCTCCGGGTGGCCGGCGAACCCTGATCGCCTACGCCCTCATCGCAGGCATCCCGCAGGGCGCCAGGGTGCTCGATGTGCAATGCGGCATCGGGTCGTCTGCCGTAGACATCGCCGAGGCCTTCGGCGCAACAGTGTATGGATTCGACGACTATCCCGCCTATCTCGCGTTCGGGCGCCAGCTCGCGAACACCCGGGGACTAGCAAAGCAGATCGACTTCCAGGCCGTCTCGGGTGAAAAAGCGGTTCAGTCCTATCCCGAAGGAGATTTCGATCTGGTGTTAGGGCTGGGCGGAGGCCTGAGCGACACCATTCCTGGCGGGTTCGCGGGCGGATTGGCGGCCGCTCATCGTTGGCTCAAGGCAAAAGGCGTCATCATCACCGGCGACCTGATTGCCCCGGGAAAGCCCTCAGATTTGATGAAGATGGTTTTCGGGCAAAAGCTGCATGCGGAGGACGACTATCTCGCGGCGATCGATGCCGCCGGATTCGATGTGATCTATGCTGGGCGCTCGACGACCCGCGACTGGGACAATGTCGCCGCCACTATGGACCGGCTCCGCGCCCGATCCCTCGATCTCGGCCCTGAGGATGAACGACTGCGGCAGCAGCTCACCGAGGCAGCGCGCACGCATCCCGAGGTGGCGTTCCTCAACGTAGTCGCACGAAAGCGCTAG
- a CDS encoding GNAT family N-acetyltransferase, with the protein MQQHGPHNLEIEEAALRAWPAEQQLLFDGWVARLSDGYTKRANSALLLYPQPESDHLATVARIEQLYRSLQLPVIFRLLSFTTPPDLDSWLENRGYREADRTLVMTHVIAESAQFDDDVSVLDLDEGIEAHARMNNLSAAILPSHRRILERIPTGLTFFGLHEKETLVACGLSVTDGGLVGLFGIVTDPNYRRRGHAARLVRGMLAQGVQDGASTAYLQVVMSNTPAIALYESLGFREAYRYAYRIRD; encoded by the coding sequence ATGCAACAGCACGGTCCCCACAATCTCGAGATCGAAGAGGCCGCGCTCCGGGCATGGCCCGCCGAGCAGCAACTGTTGTTCGACGGCTGGGTCGCGCGTCTCTCAGATGGCTACACCAAGCGCGCCAACTCGGCATTGCTGCTCTATCCTCAACCAGAGAGTGACCATCTCGCCACCGTCGCGCGAATCGAGCAGCTCTATCGTTCTTTGCAGCTGCCCGTGATCTTCCGCCTGCTGTCATTCACGACTCCGCCCGATCTCGATTCCTGGCTGGAAAACCGAGGCTATCGTGAGGCGGACCGCACCCTGGTCATGACCCATGTGATTGCCGAATCAGCACAGTTCGATGACGATGTGAGCGTGCTCGATCTGGACGAAGGGATCGAAGCGCATGCGCGCATGAACAACCTCTCCGCCGCCATTCTGCCGAGTCACCGGCGAATCCTGGAGCGCATACCGACGGGACTGACGTTCTTTGGGCTGCACGAGAAGGAAACACTCGTCGCGTGCGGGTTGTCGGTCACTGACGGCGGGCTGGTCGGCCTTTTCGGTATCGTCACCGATCCGAATTACAGGCGCAGGGGTCATGCCGCCAGGTTGGTCCGCGGCATGCTGGCCCAGGGAGTCCAGGACGGGGCGTCGACCGCCTATCTCCAGGTGGTCATGAGCAACACCCCAGCGATTGCGCTCTACGAATCGCTCGGGTTTCGAGAGGCATATCGGTACGCCTATCGCATCCGCGACTGA
- a CDS encoding DJ-1/PfpI family protein, with product MVNPRTVGILVFPEVEVLDFCGPFEVFASAGGDGNRLFAVSVVGETTDIVTCRGGLLVKPHVSFADSPRFDLIVVPGGFGTRTELDNPRLIRWIQEQNQTSEITTSVCTGALLLAKAGLLDGMPVTTHWEAFDELRSHFPNLLLDNQQRVIDNGHVVTCAGVSAGIDMALAMVERLHGRAVAEETARGMEYDWIRMAPADQSRMR from the coding sequence ATGGTGAACCCGCGGACGGTAGGAATCCTGGTCTTTCCCGAGGTCGAGGTGCTCGACTTTTGCGGACCATTCGAGGTCTTCGCCTCGGCTGGCGGCGATGGGAACCGCCTCTTTGCGGTCTCGGTGGTTGGCGAGACGACCGATATCGTCACCTGCCGAGGCGGTCTGTTGGTCAAGCCGCACGTCAGCTTTGCGGATTCACCGCGGTTCGACCTGATCGTGGTGCCGGGAGGGTTCGGAACCAGGACCGAACTCGACAACCCCAGGCTGATCAGGTGGATTCAAGAGCAGAACCAGACCAGCGAAATCACCACCAGCGTTTGCACCGGAGCGTTGCTGTTAGCGAAAGCGGGACTCCTGGATGGAATGCCAGTCACCACGCACTGGGAAGCGTTCGATGAGCTACGCTCGCACTTCCCAAATCTGCTTCTCGATAACCAGCAACGCGTCATCGACAACGGACATGTCGTGACCTGCGCCGGTGTCAGCGCTGGAATCGACATGGCGCTCGCCATGGTCGAGCGACTGCACGGCCGGGCCGTTGCCGAAGAGACTGCGCGAGGCATGGAATACGACTGGATCCGTATGGCTCCAGCCGATCAGTCGCGGATGCGATAG
- a CDS encoding zinc metallopeptidase: MFFDPMYLIFMLPGFILAFWAQAKVKGAYEKYSKVPNMAGLTGAQAARRILDTEGLQAVPVEVTKGVLSDHYDPRHRKLVLSEGVYGSTSVAAVAIAAHEAGHAIQHQQGYAPLKARTAIVPAVSIGSNLGFFVLIAGVMLGSLTMGWIGAALFGLATLFALITLPVEFDASRRAKLALVQSGIVDGGVAGGQESKGVDSVLGAAAWTYVAGFLASLLSLLYWVMLLTGMSRDE; this comes from the coding sequence ATGTTCTTCGATCCGATGTATTTGATCTTCATGCTCCCTGGATTCATCCTGGCCTTTTGGGCGCAGGCAAAGGTCAAGGGCGCGTACGAGAAGTATTCCAAGGTGCCGAATATGGCTGGCCTGACTGGCGCACAGGCGGCTCGCCGCATTCTCGACACCGAAGGGTTGCAGGCTGTGCCGGTGGAAGTCACCAAGGGCGTCCTGAGCGACCACTATGACCCACGACATCGGAAGCTCGTGCTTTCCGAAGGCGTGTACGGGAGCACCTCGGTTGCGGCTGTGGCGATTGCCGCGCACGAAGCCGGCCACGCGATTCAGCATCAGCAGGGGTATGCGCCGTTGAAGGCGCGCACCGCGATCGTGCCGGCAGTATCGATCGGGTCCAACCTCGGCTTCTTCGTCCTGATTGCCGGGGTGATGCTCGGCAGCCTGACAATGGGCTGGATCGGCGCAGCCCTCTTCGGCCTGGCCACGCTCTTCGCGCTGATTACGCTGCCGGTCGAGTTCGACGCATCACGCCGCGCCAAACTTGCCCTGGTGCAGTCCGGTATCGTCGATGGCGGCGTGGCCGGAGGTCAGGAGAGCAAAGGCGTGGATTCGGTTCTCGGCGCGGCGGCATGGACCTATGTTGCCGGGTTCCTCGCCTCGCTTCTCTCGCTGCTCTATTGGGTCATGCTGTTGACCGGCATGTCTCGCGACGAATAG
- a CDS encoding nucleoside 2-deoxyribosyltransferase, whose amino-acid sequence MRVYLSGPMFSLADQEYNLRLAAKVRALGFDVYCPNESEPINNKERPEITARMIYEWDIAELENSNVVLCQLSEDSGTNWEAGYFDCLSKYVDPSRYWGIVGLASDMRFKSPPHPDKHGVDNQAGNANALVIGGFQQSLGVYLYENEALDRLVEVAAARESSTTG is encoded by the coding sequence ATGCGGGTGTATTTGAGCGGGCCGATGTTTTCGCTGGCGGATCAGGAGTATAACCTTCGGTTGGCGGCGAAGGTGCGGGCGCTGGGGTTCGATGTCTACTGTCCGAACGAGAGCGAGCCAATCAACAACAAGGAGCGTCCGGAGATCACCGCCCGCATGATCTACGAGTGGGATATCGCCGAACTCGAAAACAGCAATGTCGTTCTGTGCCAGCTCAGCGAGGACTCAGGAACGAACTGGGAGGCCGGATACTTCGACTGTCTCAGCAAATACGTCGATCCGAGCCGCTACTGGGGAATCGTTGGGCTTGCCAGCGATATGCGGTTCAAGTCGCCGCCACACCCGGACAAGCATGGTGTCGACAACCAGGCGGGCAACGCGAACGCGCTGGTGATCGGCGGATTTCAGCAATCGCTGGGTGTCTATCTCTATGAGAACGAAGCGTTGGATCGCCTCGTCGAGGTCGCGGCAGCACGCGAATCGAGCACCACCGGGTAA
- a CDS encoding radical SAM protein: MAATNYVDSRCKTAINRVYGMPFKWSLNPYRGCMHACHYCYARESHTFLGLNADSDFERQIFVKSNIAEALDRELSRPGWAGESIAIGTATDAYQAAEKRFRLTRACLEVLQKHNQPFSVVTKSPLIARDLDLIREISRRARVHIYFTVTTVDEALSDKIEPGAFPPRKRLEALEMLAAEGIVCGVMMAPVMPGLNDRQDQIEAVAEAAAAAGASTFWAGPLRLAPPVRNHFFAFLQREFPTLLPWYMRRMEGQHLPESVQQRIEDRAANARARFGLAVTERRAPPEPALVRPLPAQLAIPLPELDPPMPIPLRYDPLSA; the protein is encoded by the coding sequence ATGGCAGCTACGAACTATGTCGACTCCCGTTGCAAGACCGCCATCAACCGCGTCTACGGCATGCCCTTCAAGTGGTCGCTCAATCCGTATCGCGGCTGCATGCACGCCTGCCACTACTGCTATGCCCGCGAGTCGCACACCTTCCTGGGTCTCAATGCCGACAGTGACTTCGAGCGGCAGATCTTCGTCAAGAGCAACATCGCGGAAGCGCTCGATCGTGAACTGAGCCGGCCCGGTTGGGCGGGCGAATCGATCGCGATTGGAACAGCCACCGATGCGTATCAAGCCGCCGAGAAGCGCTTTCGGCTCACACGGGCCTGTCTCGAGGTCCTCCAGAAACACAACCAGCCGTTCAGTGTGGTCACGAAATCGCCGCTGATCGCACGCGATCTCGATCTCATTCGCGAGATCTCCCGCCGAGCGCGCGTGCATATCTACTTCACGGTCACCACCGTCGACGAGGCGCTCTCGGACAAGATCGAGCCAGGAGCGTTCCCGCCCCGCAAGCGGCTCGAAGCGCTCGAGATGCTTGCGGCAGAGGGCATCGTCTGCGGGGTCATGATGGCCCCAGTCATGCCAGGGCTGAACGATCGGCAGGACCAGATCGAGGCCGTTGCAGAAGCTGCAGCAGCGGCGGGGGCAAGCACCTTCTGGGCAGGTCCGCTCCGACTTGCACCGCCGGTCCGCAACCACTTCTTTGCGTTCCTCCAACGCGAGTTTCCAACGCTGCTTCCCTGGTACATGCGACGCATGGAAGGGCAACACCTGCCCGAGTCTGTGCAACAGCGCATCGAGGACCGCGCCGCCAACGCGCGAGCGCGTTTCGGCCTTGCCGTGACGGAACGGCGCGCACCTCCCGAACCGGCGTTGGTTCGGCCACTGCCGGCGCAACTCGCGATTCCACTTCCGGAACTCGATCCTCCCATGCCTATCCCGCTCCGGTATGATCCCTTGAGCGCCTGA
- a CDS encoding copper resistance protein CopC, with product MPKRQSALRTSQRRLIRVAIRALPGLFLALAVTLGFSSFDGSAHAELERTIPSQDAILSAPPENLQFWFTERVSMDPTPPVITVFDEDGNKLETTSVTLDPNDPRHLTAEVSGFVSGTYTVSWTVQSADDGHTLSGTFGFRIGTGRAPGAATVSGEQPAIWAVVLRWITFLGAGAAAAGLIWIGFSARSDSDKQQARRGAVAMVAAVAALLATLLEPVLQAQFPPSGVTKPTLSEAVAGLPNPWWLRPAGLAAAVAALSVMHFYRKKDAWKPIGLVGALGALAALLGLALTTHAAAQEDWNLAGKLSVSLHELSVGLWSGGLILLAFAWPRGALAEGETSGKDALRQFSKAAMVLAPIGIVTGIVNSGLILPSVDSLWETSWGKILIVKVAILAPVMILAARHHLWLRKHLQRIGNALQGSVRLETALVAAVVLGGTILALSAPPTTSSGEVTSIDLAAPLAGNDQVSEVLHLIMSPMRAGENEIRVNVGLLDPDQGGEVIPIQRVRLDLISLNHEAEQRDVELVQDPATGDFVANGLQLTINGWWEIDVLVRRAGLEDEIVPFFFLIPDPNINGFDAPQFDSSSDEAQALFESALDMEMNLTSVHYTERLASGLGGVAISERTVSTGTNGSPPTSLQVTSGIELLTIGDTSWQRTPGNEWIERTYIPIFPPSEWGATYDGARDFQLGRRVLVGDNVARVITFYVPESDKQIAAWYAWWIDEETGHLVNETMVSRLHYMRWRFFDFDAPVDIPVPGTKATPVASPQASPVASPAASAGDGPDSA from the coding sequence GTGCCGAAACGACAATCCGCCCTTCGAACGTCCCAGAGGCGGCTCATCCGCGTCGCCATTCGCGCACTGCCTGGTCTTTTCCTCGCGCTCGCGGTCACGCTCGGTTTCTCGAGCTTCGATGGAAGCGCGCATGCCGAATTAGAACGCACGATCCCGAGTCAGGATGCCATCCTCTCAGCTCCGCCGGAGAATTTACAGTTCTGGTTCACCGAGCGCGTCTCGATGGATCCGACTCCACCGGTCATCACGGTCTTCGATGAGGACGGAAACAAGCTCGAGACCACCAGTGTGACACTGGATCCGAATGATCCGCGTCACCTCACGGCCGAGGTGTCGGGTTTCGTCTCCGGCACCTATACCGTCAGTTGGACGGTGCAATCGGCTGACGACGGCCACACCCTGAGTGGCACCTTCGGTTTTCGCATCGGCACCGGCCGGGCGCCAGGAGCCGCCACCGTGTCGGGCGAGCAGCCCGCAATCTGGGCGGTGGTCTTGCGCTGGATCACCTTTCTCGGGGCCGGCGCCGCTGCCGCCGGATTGATCTGGATCGGGTTCAGCGCACGGTCTGATTCCGACAAACAACAAGCCAGGCGTGGCGCAGTCGCGATGGTCGCTGCGGTCGCCGCGCTTCTGGCCACATTGCTCGAACCCGTACTGCAAGCCCAGTTCCCCCCGTCCGGTGTCACCAAACCAACCCTTTCCGAAGCCGTCGCTGGGCTTCCCAACCCGTGGTGGCTTCGTCCAGCAGGCCTGGCAGCGGCAGTCGCTGCGCTCAGTGTCATGCACTTCTATCGCAAGAAAGACGCGTGGAAACCGATTGGCCTCGTTGGCGCGCTAGGCGCCTTGGCGGCATTGCTCGGGCTCGCGCTCACCACGCACGCCGCCGCTCAGGAAGACTGGAATCTGGCCGGCAAGCTCTCCGTGTCGCTGCATGAGCTCTCGGTTGGGCTGTGGTCTGGGGGATTGATCCTGCTTGCGTTCGCCTGGCCCCGTGGCGCGCTCGCGGAAGGGGAGACGTCCGGCAAGGATGCGCTGCGTCAGTTTTCGAAGGCCGCCATGGTGTTGGCGCCGATCGGCATCGTGACCGGGATCGTGAATTCGGGCCTGATCTTGCCCTCGGTCGATTCACTCTGGGAAACGAGCTGGGGCAAAATCCTGATCGTCAAGGTGGCGATTTTGGCGCCGGTCATGATTCTCGCGGCGCGCCATCACCTCTGGCTGCGCAAGCATCTACAACGGATCGGGAATGCCCTTCAGGGAAGCGTGCGGCTTGAGACTGCGCTCGTCGCGGCAGTAGTGCTTGGCGGAACGATCCTGGCTCTCTCAGCGCCGCCAACCACCTCGAGCGGCGAGGTCACGAGCATCGACCTGGCGGCACCGCTGGCTGGCAACGATCAGGTCAGCGAGGTGCTGCACCTGATCATGTCGCCGATGCGCGCCGGCGAAAACGAGATTCGTGTGAATGTCGGCCTGCTCGACCCCGATCAGGGGGGCGAGGTGATCCCCATCCAGCGCGTGCGGCTCGACCTTATCAGCTTGAATCACGAAGCCGAGCAACGCGACGTCGAACTGGTGCAGGACCCCGCCACGGGTGATTTCGTTGCGAACGGACTGCAATTGACGATCAACGGTTGGTGGGAAATCGACGTGCTCGTCCGCCGCGCGGGACTGGAAGACGAGATCGTGCCGTTCTTCTTCCTCATCCCCGATCCGAACATCAACGGGTTCGACGCGCCGCAATTCGACAGCTCGTCGGATGAGGCACAAGCGCTCTTCGAGAGTGCGCTGGATATGGAGATGAATCTCACCAGCGTGCACTACACCGAGCGGCTGGCGTCCGGGTTGGGAGGTGTGGCGATTTCCGAACGAACGGTGAGCACCGGCACAAATGGGTCGCCACCAACCTCCCTGCAGGTGACCAGCGGCATCGAGTTGCTGACCATTGGCGACACCTCATGGCAGCGCACACCGGGCAACGAGTGGATCGAGCGGACTTACATTCCGATCTTCCCGCCGTCTGAATGGGGAGCAACCTACGACGGCGCGCGCGACTTCCAGCTCGGACGCCGTGTGTTGGTCGGCGACAACGTGGCGCGGGTTATCACGTTCTATGTACCGGAGTCGGACAAGCAGATTGCAGCCTGGTATGCGTGGTGGATCGATGAGGAGACCGGGCACCTCGTCAACGAGACGATGGTCTCTCGACTGCACTACATGCGCTGGCGCTTCTTCGACTTCGATGCCCCGGTCGATATCCCCGTTCCAGGAACCAAGGCCACACCGGTTGCGTCGCCTCAGGCGTCTCCGGTTGCCAGTCCGGCCGCGTCTGCCGGAGACGGACCGGATTCGGCCTGA